The following nucleotide sequence is from Salvia splendens isolate huo1 chromosome 2, SspV2, whole genome shotgun sequence.
aaaaattatcttATACCTcctttaataatatttttttatattcttgAATATATTCCTTCGTTTATCCCGATTCTGTATAGTTCAAATTTTATACTCTCTCGTCCCGGAATAGGAATCTTATTAAGTTatgatacaaattttaaaaaatataaagaaaagtaagttgaataagttaatggaatatgagtctcactaaTATATACTCATATATACTCCTGttagttttataacaaaatatgagtgaaataagttggtggaatgggaTAAGACTCTTATCGTGGTACGGATGAAGTACCTCGTTCATTCCATTACAAGTGATTTgatttcactttttttattgTCTCATTACAAGTTACTGATTTTTAGCTAAAagtaaaatatgtaatttttcataCTATCTCTTTATCATAAACGGATAAACTGTgaggatatataaaagaaattctttttttccCATCACTTTGACATATGTCAAATTGTTACGAATTGATGAAGCAAGATTACCGAATTGAAATCAAGAACACAAGATATTTGGGAAAGAAATGAAATCTTATTGAGAGAATTTTAGCTTAAGAGAACAGAACTCAAGATTACAACAAAGGAGAGACTAACTCTCTTGACTCTCACACGCTCTTTTATACACGAGTTACAATCAACCAAACTCTCCTAACTAACTTCGAAGATTGATACAGAAACTAGCCAACAGCTAGTTTCTGGTATGACTACACCGAGCTCATTGAGAGGTTGAGCTGGCACAACTGAGATGACCTTTCATATCTCACAATCCTCCACCTTGAATGGTCAGATCAGTCTTTCTTGCACACAAGAATCAACTCCTTGCAATGCTCAAACTTATCTCTGCCAAGAACCTTGATGAACATATGAGCTGGATTGTGTAGAGTATCAATCCTTACAACCTTAACTCTCCCATTCTCAACTTTATCTCTAATGAAGTGAAGCCTTACATCAATGTGCTTACTTCTCTCATGGAAGTATTGATGCTGGGCCAAACAGATAGCTGAACTGTTTTCACAAAACAGTGGTACAGTTTCTTGAACTATGCCAAAATCAGCAGCTACACCTTGTATCCAAAAACTTTCCTTCACAGCTGAGGTAAGAGCCATGTATTCGGCCTCGGTTGTTGAGAGGGCCACAACACTCTGCAGGCTGGACTTCCAGCTCACCACAGACCCAAACAAAGTGAACAAGTATCTAGACTGAGATTTTCTATTGTCCAGATTCGTGGCATAGTCAGCATCACAGTAACCAACTACACCCTCTTGACTCACCTTGCTACATCTTTTGAACAATATTCCACAACTACTGGACCCCTTCAAGTATCTGAGAACCCACTTAAGCGCACTCCAATGTTCCTTTCCTGGATCAGACATATACTTGCTAGTTACACTCAAGGCATGGGAGAGATCAGGCCTGGTGCAAATCATTATATACATGATACTTCCAACAACACTTGCATAAGGAATCTGATCCATTTCAAGGGACTCGTGTTTAGACTTAGGCGCCTGACTCTTAGACAGCTTAAAACTCTGAGACAGTGGAGTTCCTACTTCTTTCACATTACTCATGTTAAAACTTTTCAAAACTCTGTTCAATATAATCTGACTGAGTCAACCAGAACTCTCCACTACTCCTATTCCTCAGAATATCCATACCAAGTATCTTCTTGGCTTCTCcgagatctttcatctcaaaacaaCTCTGCAGCTCATCCTTAAGTTTTTGGATTTCTTTCATGGATGGCCCTGCTAACAGCATATCATCCACGTATAAGAGTAGGTAAGCCACAACAACACCCTTTACCTTCTTAATATATAC
It contains:
- the LOC121775333 gene encoding secreted RxLR effector protein 161-like, with amino-acid sequence MSNVKEVGTPLSQSFKLSKSQAPKSKHESLEMDQIPYASVVGSIMYIMICTRPDLSHALSVTSKYMSDPGKEHWSALKWVLRYLKGSSSCGILFKRCSKVSQEGVVGYCDADYATNLDNRKSQSRYLFTLFGSVVSWKSSLQSVVALSTTEAEYMALTSAVKESFWIQGVAADFGIVQETVPLFCENSSAICLAQHQYFHERSKHIDVRLHFIRDKVENGRVKVVRIDTLHNPAHMFIKVLGRDKFEHCKELILVCKKD